Below is a window of Stappia sp. DNA.
AACTGCTGCGCCGGCTGCGCCAGAAATCCGACCTGCCGGTGATCTTCCTGACCTCCAAGGACGACGAGATCGACGAGCTCTTCGGTCTCAAGATGGGCGCCGACGATTTCATCCGGAAGCCCTTTTCCCAGCGCCTTCTGGTGGAGCGCGTCAAGGCGGTCCTGCGCCGCGTGCAGCCGCGCGACGCCACCGCGTCGAAGCCGGAGAGCGACAAGCTGCTGGAGCGCGGCGATCTGGTGATGGACCAGGAGCGCCACACCTCGACCTGGAAGGGCAAGCCGGTGACGCTGACGGTCACCGAGTTTCTCATTCTCTATGCGCTGGCGCATCGCCCGGGCGTGGTGAAGAGCCGCAATGCGCTGATGGATGCGGCCTATGACGATCAGGTCTATGTTGACGACCGGACCATCGACAGCCACATCAAGCGTCTGCGCAAGAAGTTCAAGCTGGTCGACGACAGCTTCGACATGATCGAGACGCTGTATGGCGTCGGCTATCGTTTCCGCGAAAGCTGACGTGCGCGCGGGCACGAGGCGCTGACCCCGCGCGGGGTCGGGACGGGACGCCCGGACAGGCGCGACACGCGCTCGGGGGCAGGACATGGTG
It encodes the following:
- a CDS encoding response regulator transcription factor; its protein translation is MPTIALVDDDRNILTSVSIALESEGYRVHSYTDGASALDRLITDPPDLAIFDIKMPRMDGMELLRRLRQKSDLPVIFLTSKDDEIDELFGLKMGADDFIRKPFSQRLLVERVKAVLRRVQPRDATASKPESDKLLERGDLVMDQERHTSTWKGKPVTLTVTEFLILYALAHRPGVVKSRNALMDAAYDDQVYVDDRTIDSHIKRLRKKFKLVDDSFDMIETLYGVGYRFRES